The Paramisgurnus dabryanus chromosome 6, PD_genome_1.1, whole genome shotgun sequence genome has a window encoding:
- the LOC135767141 gene encoding CD48 antigen-like isoform X2 has product MKPTFIHLYSSLSSGFSTEDTVFVKTGASVQLNIQRDKLPDEFEEIFWQNEKSDTIVKYYNKFKDVKYFDDYKDRVDFNTESFSLTLKNMKKTDSGVYTAKITGKSNRDVAEHRVSVIDAVKTPELTVISYWSSSDSCTVNFTCRAHDLTLNSTYNNDNCSPEEVTSHEKFTIILICSNEAIICNHSNPVSSETERIDIKQLCKGNERHNRFPPSQTYSVFSVLMVVVVAGVIVFCGLVLYCCCRNKKGFQKDANIDYDDVETLTHIHKMTEDIWTTVTYNTVDQRHKP; this is encoded by the exons ATGAAACCAACATTTATTCATCTGTATTCCTCTCTCTCCTCAGGGTTCAGTACTGAAGACACTGTGTTTGTGAAGACAGGAGCTTCTGTTCAACTGAATATACAGAGAGATAAACTACCTGATGAGTTTGAGGAGATATTCTGGCAGAATGAAAAATCAGACACTATAgtgaaatattataataaatttaaagacgtaaaatattttgatgactACAAGGACAGAGTGGATTTCAATACTGAAAGTTTCTCTCTAACACTGAAGAACATGAAGAAGACAGACAGTGGAGTTTATACAGCTAAAATAACTGGAAAATCAAATAGAGATGTTGCTGAACACAGAGTATCTGTTATAG ATGCAGTGAAGACTCCTGAGCTGACTGTCATCTCTTACTGGTCCAGCAGTGACTCCTGTACTGTAAACTTCACATGTAGAGCTCATGACCTCACACTTAACTCCACTTATAATAATGATAACTGCTCTCCAGAGGAAGTGACATCACATGAGAAGTTCACTATCATCCTGATCTGTAGTAATGAAGCCATCatctgtaaccatagcaacccTGTCAGCTCAGAAACAGAGAGAATAGACATTAAACAGCTTTGTAAAG GGAATGAACGACACAATCGATTCCCCCCCAGTCAAACGTATAGTGTGTTCAGTGTTTTGATGGTTGTGGTTGTTGCTGGAGTGATTGTGTTTTGTGGTTTGGTTCTTTACTGTTGCTGCAGGAATAAGAAAG GTTTTCAGAAGGATGCCAATATAGACTATGATGATGTTGAG ACTCTGACCCATATTCATAAGATGACAGAAGATATCTGGACCACTGTTACATACAATACAGTAGATCAACGTCACAAACCTTAA